The following coding sequences lie in one Brachionichthys hirsutus isolate HB-005 chromosome 15, CSIRO-AGI_Bhir_v1, whole genome shotgun sequence genomic window:
- the gjc2 gene encoding gap junction gamma-2 protein has translation MSWSFLTRLLEEIHNHSTFVGKVWLTVLIIFRIVLTAVGGESIYSDEQSKFTCNTKQPGCDNVCYDAFAPLSHVRFWVFQIIMISTPSIMYMGYAIHKIARSSDVEQRKLQRPHKKPPPHSRWRENHQLEGVLEEEEDDDAEPMIYTNTLEVQEPKLEAVSSTSKGPTKHDGRQKIMQEGLMRIYVFQLMSRAIFEIAFLAGQYLLYGFRVSPSYVCNRIPCPHRVDCFISRPTEKTIFLLIMYVVSCLCLVLNVCEMLHLGIGTFRDSLRLKRNRGQRASHGYPFSRNIPASPPGYNLVMKTEKPSRIPNSLITREQNVANVDQEQQCTSPDENIPSDLASLHRHLRVAQEQLDMAFQTYQNKNNQQTSRNSSPVSGASMAEQNRVNTVQEKQGARPKASTEKTATIVKNGKTSVWI, from the coding sequence ATGAGCTGGAGTTTTCTCACTCGTCTCCTGGAAGAGATCCACAACCACTCCACCTTTGTGGGGAAAGTGTGGCTGACTGTGCTCATCATCTTCCGCATTGTTCTCACGGCAGTCGGTGGCGAGTCCATCTACTCGGACGAGCAGTCCAAGTTCACCTGCAACACCAAGCAGCCGGGCTGTGACAATGTGTGCTACGATGCCTTTGCTCCTCTCTCGCATGTCCGATTCTGGGTCTTCCAGATAATCATGATTTCTACCCCTTCCATAATGTATATGGGGTATGCCATCCACAAGATAGCCCGAAGTTCAGACGTGGAGCAGAGGAAGCTCCAGAGGCCCCACAAAAAGCCTCCTCCTCACTCCAGATGGAGAGAAAACCATCAACTGGAAGGGGTtttagaagaggaggaagatgatgatgctgaGCCCATGATCTATACCAATACACTGGAGGTGCAGGAGCCAAAGCTTGAAGCAGTGAGCAGCACCAGCAAAGGCCCAACAAAGCATGATGGACGGCAAAAGATTATGCAAGAAGGCCTGATGAGAATCTACGTTTTCCAGCTGATGTCCCGAGCTATCTTTGAAATTGCATTCCTTGCAGGACAGTACCTCCTTTATGGTTTTCGAGTTAGCCCGTCTTACGTATGCAACAGGATCCCCTGTCCACACAGAGTGGACTGCTTCATCTCCAGGCCCACAGAAAAAAcaatcttcctcctcatcatgtatGTGGTAAGCTGCCTTTGTCTTGTGCTAAATGTTTGTGAGATGCTTCACTTGGGAATCGGCACTTTCCGAGATAGCCTTCGCTTAAAGAGGAACAGGGGCCAGCGTGCGTCTCATGGCTATCCGTTCTCTCGCAACATCCCAGCCTCCCCTCCAGGGTACAACCTCgtgatgaaaacagaaaaacctAGCAGGATCCCCAACAGCCTCATCACCCGTGAACAGAACGTAGCCAATGTGGACCAAGAGCAGCAGTGCACCAGCCCAGATGAGAACATACCATCTGATCTGGCCAGCCTGCATCGGCACCTACGGGTTGCCCAGGAACAGCTTGATATGGCCTTTCAAACATATCAAAACAAGAACAACCAGCAAACCTCTAGAAACAGCAGTCCGGTGTCCGGAGCTTCCATGGCAGAGCAAAATCGAGTCAATACAGTTCA
- the LOC137904801 gene encoding 7-alpha-hydroxycholest-4-en-3-one 12-alpha-hydroxylase-like — protein sequence MGLLLPILLAFLTALIGGLYLLGVFRQRRPGEPPLDKGLIPWLGHVLEFRRDTLKFIERMKQKHGAVFTIQLGGFYVTFLQDPLSFGAIVKECRDKLDFSKFAAQLVRRVFGYETIGIDQEIHQTSSSKHLKGDGLEGMTQAMMSNLQNLMLHNMDSAAEQKTWIDGALFSYSYNIVFRAGYLSLYGNEPSNSKANEEQAKEKDRVESEALFYEFRKYDQLFPNLAYGVLTPRKRLEAKRLLEHFWRTLSVQKMRIRDNISRWVWDVQQGKQEAGMKESMIDRYMFILLWASQGNTGPSAFWLLLFLMKHEDALAAVTEEVDKVLKESGQEVKRGGPLVSLTCDMLTKTPVLDSAIQETLRLTAAPLLTRAVLEDMTLKMADGREYLIRQGDRVAMFPYSAVQIDPEIHPDPRSFKYDRFLNPDGTKKTDFYKGGKKVKYYNMPWGAGVSMCPGRFFATNELKQFVFLMLVYFEFELKNPDEEIPEIDFKRWGFGTMQPQRDVPFRYRRRH from the coding sequence AtggggctgctgctgccgaTCCTGCTGGCTTTTTTGACGGCTCTGATTGGAGGGCTGTACCTACTCGGGGTCTTTCGACAGCGGCGACCAGGAGAACCCCCTTTGGATAAGGGACTCATTCCTTGGCTGGGCCATGTTTTAGAATTTCGCAGGGACACTTTAAAGTTCATTGAGAggatgaaacaaaaacatggagCTGTGTTCACAATTCAGCTGGGAGGATTTTATGTTACGTTCCTTCAGGACCCCCTATCGTTTGGGGCTATTGTGAAGGAGTGTAGAGATAAACTGGACTTCTCCAAGTTTGCAGCCCAGCTGGTCCGCAGAGTGTTTGGCTACGAAACCATTGGAATTGACCAAGAAATTCACCAGACGTCCAGCAGCAAGCATCTGAAAGGTGACGGCCTAGAAGGAATGACGCAAGCCATGATGTCAAATTTGCAGAATCTGATGTTGCACAACATGGACTCGGCAGCAGAGCAAAAGACCTGGATAGACGGCGCGCTGTTTTCATACAGCTACAACATTGTTTTTAGGGCTGGCTACTTGTCTCTGTATGGCAATGAGCCGAGTAATTCAAAAGCAAATGAGGAACAAGCCAAAGAGAAAGACCGAGTTGAATCAGAAGCCTTATTTTACGAGTTTCGTAAATATGACCAGCTATTCCCAAACCTGGCCTATGGGGTCCTGACGCCAAGGAAGCGCTTGGAGGCCAAGAGGTTGCTGGAACACTTCTGGAGGACTCTGTCAGTGCAGAAGATGAGGATCAGGGACAATATCAGTCGCTGGGTGTGGGATGTGCAGCAAGGCAAACAGGAGGCAGGTATGAAAGAGTCAATGATCGACAGATATATGTTTATTCTTCTTTGGGCTTCCCAGGGCAACACAGGGCCATCGGCTTTCTggttgctcctcttcctcatgaaACACGAAGATGCTTTGGCAGCGGTGACAGAGGAAGTAGATAAGGTCCTGAAGGAATCAGGACAGGAAGTCAAGCGCGGTGGCCCTTTAGTCAGTCTGACCTGTGATATGCTGACGAAGACGCCTGTCCTGGATAGCGCCATACAGGAGACCCTGCGCCTCACTGCTGCACCCCTCCTCACTAGAGCAGTGCTCGAGGATATGACTCTGAAGATGGCTGACGGGCGCGAATACTTAATTCGCCAGGGTGACAGAGTGGCAATGTTTCCTTACAGCGCCGTTCAGATTGACCCAGAGATCCACCCTGACCCACGCTCATTTAAATATGACCGCTTTCTGAATCCTGACGGGACGAAGAAAACTGACTTTTACAAAGGTGGGAAGAAGGTGAAGTATTACAACATGCCCTGGGGGGCTGGGGTCTCCATGTGTCCTGGCCGTTTCTTTGCAACCAATGAGCTGaagcagtttgtttttctcatgcTGGTCTATTTTGAGTTTGAATTGAAGAATCCTGATGAGGAGATACCTGAGATTGACTTTAAGCGATGGGGCTTTGGAACAATGCAGCCCCAACGCGATGTACCGTTTCGATACAGACGGCGACATTAA
- the LOC137904499 gene encoding HIG1 domain family member 1A, mitochondrial-like, whose protein sequence is MSSYEENESKFLRKAKESPFVPVGMAGFFAIVAYRLYKMRSQSNTKMSIQLIHMRVAAQGFVVGSITVGVLYSMYKEYVAKSIEEKK, encoded by the exons ATGTCTTCTTACGAAGAGAATGAGTCAAAGTTCCTGCGAAAAGCTAAAGAGTCTCCATTTGTGCCAGTGG GAATGGCTGGATTCTTTGCCATTGTGGCATACAGGCTCTATAAAATGAGAAGTCAGAGTAACACCAAAATGTCAATTCAATTGATTCACATGCGTGTAGCTGCCCAAGGCTTCGTGGTTGGATCCATTACTGTTG gcgTCCTGTATTCGATGTACAAGGAATACGTGGCAAAATCCATAGAAGAAAAGAAGTAG